In the genome of Doryrhamphus excisus isolate RoL2022-K1 chromosome 11, RoL_Dexc_1.0, whole genome shotgun sequence, one region contains:
- the LOC131137924 gene encoding parathyroid hormone-related protein-like: protein MFESGRMCSVVLLHQWSLAVFLLCSPATPYGSPLDALASRMRRSVSHAQLMHDKGRTMQEFKRRLWLQELLDEVHTADERAPPVQNRGPNFSGNDFHLQKPPDATKNLPDGLRPDQEGPNLPQETNKALAYKDQPLKVATKRKKKVRLGRRREGDKKRRRARSV, encoded by the exons AT GTTTGAGTCTGGAAGGATGTGCTCCGTGGTCTTGCTTCATCAGTGGAGTCTGGCTGTGTTCCTGCTGTGTTCCCCGGCGACGCCGTACGGGAGTCCGCTTGATGCCCTCGCCAGCCGAAT GAGGCGGTCAGTGAGCCACGCCCAGCTGATGCACGACAAAGGTCGCACCATGCAGGAGTTCAAACGCCGACTGTGGCTGCAGGAGCTGCTGGACGAGGTGCACACAGCCGACGAGCGGGCGCCGCCCGTGCAAAACAGGGGCCCGAACTTCAGCGGGAACGACTTCCACCTCCAGAAACCCCCGGACGCCACCAAGAACCTCCCCGACGGTCTAAGGCCGGACCAGGAGGGCCCCAACCTCCCGCAGGAGACCAACAAGGCGCTGGCCTACAAGGACCAACCGCTGAAGGTCGCGaccaagaggaaaaaaaaggtccgGCTGGGTCGGCGTCGGGAGGGGGACAAGAAGCGGAGGCGGGCCCGCTCGGTCTGA